A genome region from Mycobacterium florentinum includes the following:
- a CDS encoding PPE family protein encodes MTAPIWLAFPPEVHSALLSSGPGPGPLLAAAGAWSALSTEYADAADELTGLLGAVQAGEWQGPSAEQYVAAHAPYLTWLLASSADSTAAAALHETAAGAYTAALAAMPTLGELAANHAIHGALVATNFFGINTIPIAVNEADYARMWVQAATTMSTYEAVSESALAAVPPSTPAPQIMSAAATTSTTDQATTTAAQTQQYPSWMDQLAKWLQQYTSSFAWPVSKELNPGGWPFPPVPWVNSLASFFGQLGLSPALSSALGWAIFHTLMIFWPFIQVAVQLAVVAIPAMMLVAAAAGAGAAAGAAAIAVGTAVPLAIQPPLPAMAPTPMPTAPAPAGFGNVPTSSSVSAPAPAPASATAAPASGAPPAGAPPGVGFGPTSTSGLGAGLSDALWAVGLSGLSGSAGAKNRSRRKSEEPAPDDADAPAAGVAASAKEKLKARRRRAQDAKDKAYRYEFMDLEDTPVGPVDDEPRTSAGESGAGPLGFAGAAAKSGADHAAGLTTLTGNGLNDGPSVPMLPSSWGKD; translated from the coding sequence ATGACCGCCCCGATCTGGCTCGCGTTTCCACCAGAGGTGCACTCCGCCCTGCTGAGCAGCGGGCCAGGACCCGGGCCGCTGCTGGCGGCCGCGGGGGCGTGGTCGGCGTTGAGCACCGAATATGCCGATGCCGCCGACGAACTCACCGGGCTGCTGGGCGCGGTGCAGGCCGGCGAGTGGCAGGGTCCGAGCGCCGAGCAGTACGTCGCCGCCCACGCCCCGTATCTGACCTGGCTGCTTGCCAGCTCCGCGGACAGCACGGCCGCGGCCGCACTGCACGAAACGGCCGCCGGCGCCTACACCGCCGCGCTGGCCGCCATGCCGACGCTGGGCGAGCTCGCAGCGAATCACGCCATCCACGGCGCCCTGGTCGCGACGAACTTCTTCGGCATCAACACGATCCCGATCGCTGTAAACGAGGCCGACTACGCGCGGATGTGGGTGCAGGCCGCAACGACGATGAGCACCTATGAGGCGGTCAGCGAATCCGCGCTCGCCGCGGTTCCGCCGTCCACGCCCGCGCCGCAGATCATGTCGGCGGCCGCCACCACGTCGACGACGGACCAGGCCACCACCACGGCAGCGCAAACGCAGCAATATCCGTCCTGGATGGATCAGCTCGCCAAATGGTTGCAGCAGTACACCAGCAGCTTCGCGTGGCCGGTGTCCAAGGAGCTCAACCCCGGTGGCTGGCCGTTCCCGCCGGTGCCGTGGGTCAACAGCCTTGCGTCATTTTTCGGGCAGCTGGGACTCTCGCCGGCCTTGTCGAGCGCGCTCGGCTGGGCCATCTTCCACACCCTGATGATCTTCTGGCCGTTCATCCAGGTCGCGGTGCAGCTAGCCGTCGTCGCCATCCCGGCCATGATGCTGGTTGCCGCCGCGGCCGGCGCCGGGGCGGCCGCGGGTGCGGCGGCGATCGCGGTGGGCACGGCGGTTCCCCTGGCGATTCAACCGCCATTGCCCGCAATGGCACCCACGCCGATGCCCACCGCGCCGGCCCCGGCGGGATTCGGCAACGTGCCGACCAGCTCGAGTGTCAGCGCCCCCGCGCCTGCCCCCGCTTCCGCGACCGCGGCCCCGGCGAGCGGGGCCCCTCCGGCCGGTGCCCCACCCGGCGTCGGCTTCGGCCCGACCAGCACGAGCGGGCTGGGCGCGGGCCTGTCCGACGCGCTGTGGGCGGTTGGGCTGTCGGGATTGTCGGGGAGCGCCGGCGCGAAGAACCGTTCCCGCCGCAAGTCCGAGGAGCCGGCTCCCGACGACGCGGACGCCCCGGCCGCCGGCGTGGCGGCTTCCGCCAAGGAGAAGTTGAAGGCCCGCCGGCGTCGGGCGCAAGACGCCAAGGACAAGGCCTACCGGTACGAATTCATGGATCTCGAGGACACGCCCGTCGGACCCGTCGACGACGAGCCCCGCACGTCGGCGGGGGAGTCCGGCGCCGGTCCCCTCGGATTTGCCGGGGCCGCAGCCAAATCCGGTGCGGACCACGCGGCAGGCCTGACGACGCTGACCGGTAACGGGCTGAACGACGGCCCGTCGGTGCCGATGCTGCCCAGTAGCTGGGGCAAGGACTGA
- a CDS encoding precorrin-2 C(20)-methyltransferase — translation MTTRGTLWGVGLGPGDPELVTVKAARVIGEADVVAYHSARHGRSIARGIAEPYLRPGQIEEHLVYPVTTETTDHPGGYAGAIEDFYVEATDRIAAHLDAGRNVALLAEGDPLFYSSYMHLHTRLTQRFDAVIVPGVTSVSAASAAVSTPLVAGDEVLSVLPGTLPVAELTRRLADADAAVVLKLGRSYHAVREALSASGRLDEAFYVERASTVAQRISPAADVDEASVPYFSLAMVPGRRRFERSPVGAVAVVGLGPGDNDWMTPQSRRELAAATDLIGYGNYLDRVPVRDGQQRHPSDNTDEPARARLACALAEQGRAVAVVSSGDPGVFAMATAVLEEAKQWPGVHVRVIPAMTAAQAVASRVGAPLGHDYAVISLSDRLKPWDVIEARLAAAAAADLVLAIYNPASKSRTWQVGAMRDVLLTHREPGTPVVIGRNVSGPDEDVRVVRLADLDPADVDMRCLLIIGSSQTQWYTVDSGDRVFTPRRYPS, via the coding sequence ATGACAACTCGCGGCACACTCTGGGGCGTCGGGCTGGGCCCGGGCGATCCGGAACTGGTGACCGTCAAGGCCGCCCGGGTGATCGGTGAGGCCGACGTGGTGGCGTATCACAGCGCCCGGCACGGGCGAAGTATCGCCCGCGGCATCGCCGAACCGTATCTGCGGCCCGGCCAGATCGAGGAACACCTCGTCTACCCGGTGACCACCGAGACGACCGATCATCCCGGCGGCTACGCCGGTGCGATCGAGGACTTCTATGTCGAAGCCACCGATCGCATCGCCGCGCACCTCGACGCCGGACGCAATGTGGCGCTCTTGGCCGAGGGCGATCCGTTGTTCTACAGCTCCTATATGCATTTGCACACCCGGCTGACGCAGCGGTTCGACGCCGTCATCGTGCCGGGCGTGACGTCGGTGAGCGCGGCGTCCGCCGCGGTGAGCACCCCGCTGGTGGCCGGTGACGAAGTGCTCTCGGTGCTGCCGGGAACCTTGCCGGTCGCCGAGCTCACCCGTCGGCTCGCCGACGCGGACGCCGCCGTGGTGCTCAAGCTGGGGCGTTCGTATCACGCCGTCCGGGAGGCACTTTCGGCATCCGGACGGCTGGATGAAGCGTTCTATGTGGAACGGGCCAGCACGGTCGCGCAACGCATCTCGCCGGCCGCGGACGTCGACGAGGCCAGCGTGCCGTACTTCTCATTGGCCATGGTGCCGGGAAGGCGGCGATTCGAGCGGTCGCCGGTCGGGGCCGTCGCGGTCGTGGGACTGGGTCCCGGCGACAACGACTGGATGACACCGCAGAGCCGACGCGAGCTGGCCGCCGCGACCGACCTGATCGGCTATGGCAACTACCTGGATCGCGTCCCGGTACGCGACGGTCAGCAGCGTCATCCCAGCGACAACACCGACGAACCGGCGCGGGCGCGGTTGGCCTGCGCGCTGGCCGAACAGGGCCGCGCCGTGGCGGTGGTGTCGTCGGGCGATCCGGGCGTGTTCGCGATGGCCACCGCGGTTCTGGAAGAGGCCAAACAATGGCCCGGAGTACATGTCCGCGTGATCCCGGCGATGACGGCGGCTCAGGCCGTCGCCAGCCGGGTCGGCGCGCCGCTGGGGCACGACTACGCGGTGATTTCGCTGTCGGACCGGCTCAAGCCGTGGGACGTGATCGAGGCGCGCCTGGCCGCCGCGGCCGCGGCCGATTTGGTGCTGGCCATCTACAACCCGGCGTCCAAGAGCCGCACCTGGCAGGTCGGTGCGATGCGCGACGTGTTGCTGACCCATCGCGAACCCGGAACGCCAGTGGTGATCGGGCGCAACGTGTCTGGGCCCGACGAAGACGTCCGCGTGGTGCGGCTGGCCGACCTGGACCCCGCCGACGTCGACATGCGCTGTCTGCTGATAATCGGATCGTCTCAAACCCAGTGGTACACAGTCGATTCCGGCGACAGGGTGTTCACGCCCCGGCGTTATCCGAGCTGA
- a CDS encoding precorrin-8X methylmutase, which yields MLDYIRDAAEIYRQSFATIRAEADLARFPADIAQVVVRLIHTCGQVDVAEHVAFTASVVARTSAALRNGAPVLCDSSMVAAGITKARLPADNEVVSLVADPRAPELAKRRHTTRSAAAVELWADRLDGAVLAIGNAPTALFRLLELVDEGAPAPVAVLGGPVGFVGSAQSKQELIDNPRGISYLVVRGRRGGSAMAAAAVNAIASDAE from the coding sequence GTGCTCGACTACATCCGCGATGCGGCGGAGATCTATCGCCAGTCATTCGCGACCATCCGCGCCGAAGCCGACTTGGCGCGATTCCCCGCCGACATAGCGCAGGTCGTGGTCCGGTTGATTCACACCTGCGGGCAGGTCGACGTCGCCGAGCACGTCGCCTTCACCGCCTCCGTGGTGGCGCGGACCAGCGCCGCGCTGCGAAATGGCGCTCCCGTGCTGTGCGATTCGTCGATGGTGGCCGCCGGGATCACCAAGGCACGGCTACCCGCCGACAACGAGGTGGTATCGCTGGTGGCCGACCCCCGCGCGCCCGAGCTGGCCAAGCGAAGGCACACCACCCGCTCGGCGGCGGCCGTGGAACTGTGGGCTGACCGACTCGACGGCGCGGTGCTCGCGATCGGCAATGCGCCCACCGCGCTGTTCCGGCTGCTTGAACTGGTTGACGAGGGCGCCCCGGCGCCGGTGGCGGTGCTGGGCGGACCGGTCGGATTCGTCGGATCGGCGCAGTCCAAGCAGGAGCTGATCGACAACCCGCGCGGAATTTCGTATCTGGTGGTGCGGGGCCGCCGCGGCGGCAGTGCGATGGCCGCAGCCGCCGTCAACGCGATCGCGAGCGACGCGGAATGA
- a CDS encoding HNH endonuclease signature motif containing protein — MDVASIESMFDGLQGPDALVRADDATVVAAIAEWTRAESAASSRRLAAIAELVRRHATGPLPHADWSCDNWDAMAAEVSAAQGISHGMACGQMYLAVALRDRLPRVSALFADGAISARLAAAIVWHTDLIKDEETLRLVDTALANDAVRYGPLSISKTAQAIDAIVDRHDPGALRRVHAAARSRDVVIDLANDESGTASLWGRLYSTDAAALDRRLLQMAHDVCDEDPRTLAQRRADALGALAAGAERLSCGCDNPECPERLASDERAGGVVIHVVAEASALETSNTGRASALITGGGTVPAPRLADLIRNGAQVLPVRHPGDSKMAEPGYRPSAALDAFVRCRDLTCRFPNCDRPAEVCDIDHTIPHPFGPTHPSNLKCLCRKHHLLKTFWTAWRDEQRPDGTVIWTSPSGHTYTTRPGSHLLFPTLCMSTGELLTAPRIYAPADGRGIMMPKRRRTREQDRIYRINAERSLNAAHVAERNQPPPF; from the coding sequence GTGGACGTCGCTAGTATCGAAAGTATGTTCGATGGATTACAGGGTCCGGACGCGCTGGTGCGCGCCGACGACGCGACCGTGGTTGCGGCCATCGCGGAATGGACGCGCGCCGAATCCGCCGCGTCGTCGCGCCGGCTGGCCGCCATTGCCGAATTGGTGCGCCGCCACGCTACGGGCCCGCTCCCTCATGCCGATTGGTCTTGCGACAACTGGGATGCGATGGCCGCCGAAGTCTCTGCCGCGCAAGGCATTAGTCACGGAATGGCCTGTGGCCAGATGTATTTGGCAGTCGCGCTGCGAGACCGCCTTCCACGGGTGTCGGCACTCTTCGCCGACGGCGCGATCAGCGCGCGACTGGCCGCTGCCATCGTGTGGCACACGGATCTGATCAAGGACGAGGAGACGCTTCGGCTGGTCGATACTGCGCTGGCCAACGATGCAGTCCGATATGGGCCGCTATCGATCAGCAAGACGGCACAAGCCATCGATGCGATAGTCGACCGCCACGACCCCGGGGCGTTACGGCGCGTTCACGCCGCCGCGCGCAGCCGCGATGTGGTCATCGACCTGGCCAATGACGAGTCGGGAACCGCCTCTTTGTGGGGCCGCCTGTACTCGACCGACGCGGCCGCTCTGGACCGACGGCTCCTGCAAATGGCCCACGATGTCTGCGATGAAGACCCGCGCACCCTCGCCCAGCGCCGTGCCGACGCGTTGGGGGCGCTCGCCGCAGGGGCAGAGCGACTCAGCTGCGGCTGCGACAACCCCGAATGCCCGGAGCGCTTAGCGAGCGACGAGCGGGCGGGGGGTGTCGTCATCCACGTCGTCGCCGAGGCATCGGCGCTCGAAACGTCGAACACCGGTCGCGCTTCAGCGTTGATCACGGGTGGCGGAACGGTTCCTGCGCCACGGCTCGCCGATCTGATTCGCAATGGCGCGCAGGTGCTTCCGGTGCGTCATCCCGGCGACAGCAAGATGGCGGAACCGGGCTATCGCCCTTCGGCGGCGCTGGACGCGTTTGTCCGATGCCGCGACCTGACTTGCCGATTTCCCAATTGCGATCGTCCCGCAGAGGTCTGCGACATCGACCACACGATCCCACACCCGTTCGGCCCCACGCATCCCTCAAATCTCAAGTGCCTATGCCGAAAACATCATCTGCTCAAGACTTTCTGGACAGCCTGGCGCGACGAGCAACGCCCCGATGGCACCGTTATCTGGACTTCGCCTAGCGGCCACACCTACACCACACGGCCGGGTAGCCATCTGCTCTTTCCAACGCTCTGCATGTCCACCGGTGAATTACTTACGGCGCCAAGGATTTATGCTCCGGCCGACGGTCGCGGGATAATGATGCCCAAGCGGCGGCGCACGCGGGAGCAAGATCGCATCTACCGGATCAACGCCGAGCGTTCACTAAACGCCGCTCACGTCGCCGAACGAAATCAGCCGCCGCCGTTCTAG
- a CDS encoding flavin-containing monooxygenase: MTQQRQIKVAIIGAGVSGLCMAAKLQDAGIDSYTVFEKADEVGGTWRDNTYPGLTCDVPSRYYSYTFAPNAKWTSLLSPGPELQAYFRRVADERGIRRHIRFGCDVTKAEYHAGTWHLTTTFGEETFDVVVVATGVLRIPNYPDIPGRETFAGAAFHSSRWDHSVSLPDKRIGLIGNGSSGVQIIAELGGKVRWLTLFQRTAQWVYPMPNPRYSAVTRHVISQLPGFNSLSHWFWGAFFQKVFGGALIHSGLRRALVQATCRWNLRLSVHDPELRAKLTPDYQPGCKRLAMSSRFYRSVQHPTVDVVTDRIERIEPRGIVTVDGALHELDVLVYATGFDARAYLRPMQVVGEGGITLDEAWAHGPIAYRSVAVPRFPNLFMLMGPHSPIGQQSFMSIAEDQADYTIWWIRRIRSGVVRAAAPTEAATKEYNERVKAALPQTIWASGCNNWYLGKDGLPETFPWAPETHRALLRRPEPADFDVRTA, encoded by the coding sequence ATGACGCAGCAGCGTCAAATCAAAGTCGCAATAATCGGCGCCGGGGTATCGGGCCTCTGCATGGCGGCTAAATTGCAGGACGCCGGCATTGACTCCTACACCGTTTTCGAAAAGGCCGACGAGGTCGGAGGCACCTGGCGCGACAACACGTATCCGGGTCTTACCTGCGATGTGCCGTCGCGGTACTACTCCTACACGTTTGCACCCAACGCGAAGTGGACAAGTCTGCTGTCCCCGGGCCCGGAACTGCAGGCCTACTTTCGGCGGGTGGCCGACGAACGGGGCATACGGCGACACATCCGTTTCGGCTGCGACGTCACCAAAGCCGAATACCATGCTGGGACATGGCATCTCACCACGACATTCGGTGAGGAGACATTCGACGTTGTGGTCGTCGCGACCGGCGTGCTGCGGATACCGAACTATCCGGACATCCCCGGGCGGGAGACCTTCGCCGGGGCGGCATTCCACTCGTCGCGGTGGGATCACTCGGTCTCGCTGCCGGACAAGCGAATCGGTCTGATCGGAAACGGCTCGAGCGGTGTGCAGATCATTGCGGAGCTCGGCGGCAAGGTGCGCTGGCTGACGCTGTTTCAGCGGACCGCGCAATGGGTGTACCCGATGCCCAACCCGCGGTACTCGGCGGTGACCAGGCACGTGATCTCGCAGTTGCCGGGATTCAACTCGCTGAGCCACTGGTTTTGGGGCGCCTTCTTCCAAAAGGTCTTCGGCGGCGCGCTGATCCATTCGGGATTGCGCCGCGCTCTGGTTCAGGCCACCTGTCGTTGGAACCTGCGGCTGTCGGTGCACGATCCGGAACTGCGGGCCAAACTCACCCCGGATTACCAGCCGGGCTGCAAACGGCTGGCGATGTCGTCACGGTTCTACCGGTCGGTGCAGCACCCGACCGTCGACGTCGTCACCGATCGGATCGAGCGCATCGAGCCCCGCGGCATCGTGACCGTCGACGGCGCCCTGCACGAACTCGATGTGTTGGTCTACGCCACCGGGTTTGACGCCCGGGCCTACCTGCGGCCGATGCAGGTGGTCGGGGAGGGCGGCATCACCCTCGACGAGGCGTGGGCCCACGGTCCGATCGCATATCGGTCGGTCGCGGTACCGCGGTTTCCCAATCTCTTCATGCTGATGGGCCCGCATTCGCCGATCGGCCAGCAGTCCTTCATGTCCATCGCCGAGGACCAGGCCGATTACACGATCTGGTGGATCCGTCGGATCCGCAGTGGTGTGGTACGTGCCGCCGCGCCGACGGAAGCGGCAACCAAGGAATACAACGAGCGCGTGAAAGCCGCTCTGCCGCAAACAATCTGGGCGTCGGGCTGCAACAATTGGTACCTGGGTAAGGATGGTCTGCCGGAGACGTTCCCCTGGGCGCCGGAGACCCACCGCGCACTCTTGCGCCGACCCGAGCCCGCGGACTTCGACGTCCGCACGGCCTAG
- the cobG gene encoding precorrin-3B synthase yields the protein MPRSRDADACPGALQVHQAADGALVRVRLPGGMITVAQLAALAAMSSGFGSGTLELTVRGNVQLRAITDVTAVAEGIAKAGLLPSATHERVRNIVASPLSGRAGGRADVRPWVGALDAAICAEPKLVDLGGRFWFSIDDGRADVSGLGADVGVHVCEDGYALLLMGRDTGLRMAAEDVVATLVGVAVRFTEIRETAWRISELDDIEDLLPGADFSATPFAPVAKPPVGWIAQDDGRVALGAAVPLGVLPAQVAEYLAVIEAPMVITPWRSVLVCDLDEGVADAALRVLAPLGLVFDENSPWLDVSACTGSPGCARSAADVRADAAHLVGTDSAVHRHFVGCERACGSPPTGQVLVATEDGYRLLRD from the coding sequence GTGCCCCGATCCCGCGACGCCGACGCTTGCCCTGGTGCGTTGCAGGTGCATCAGGCCGCCGACGGCGCACTCGTGCGCGTGCGACTGCCCGGCGGGATGATCACCGTCGCGCAACTGGCGGCGCTGGCCGCGATGTCCAGCGGCTTCGGCTCGGGAACCCTGGAGCTGACGGTGCGCGGCAATGTGCAGTTGCGCGCGATCACCGACGTGACGGCGGTCGCCGAGGGCATCGCCAAGGCCGGGCTGCTGCCGTCCGCGACGCACGAGCGCGTGCGCAACATCGTCGCCTCACCGCTGTCCGGGCGCGCCGGCGGACGCGCGGACGTGCGCCCCTGGGTGGGCGCGCTGGATGCGGCGATCTGCGCCGAACCCAAGCTGGTGGACCTGGGCGGCCGGTTCTGGTTCAGCATCGACGACGGCCGCGCCGACGTCTCCGGGCTGGGCGCCGACGTCGGTGTGCACGTCTGCGAAGACGGTTACGCCCTGCTGCTGATGGGACGAGACACCGGTCTGCGCATGGCCGCCGAGGATGTGGTCGCGACGCTGGTCGGGGTCGCGGTCCGGTTCACCGAGATACGCGAAACTGCCTGGCGGATCAGTGAATTGGATGACATCGAGGATCTACTGCCCGGTGCCGATTTCAGCGCGACCCCCTTTGCGCCCGTCGCCAAACCGCCGGTGGGCTGGATCGCCCAGGATGACGGCCGGGTTGCGTTGGGCGCCGCGGTGCCGCTGGGCGTGCTGCCCGCGCAAGTCGCGGAGTATCTCGCCGTGATCGAGGCCCCGATGGTGATCACGCCGTGGCGCTCGGTGCTGGTGTGCGATCTCGACGAGGGTGTCGCCGACGCGGCCTTGCGGGTGCTGGCGCCGCTGGGTTTGGTGTTCGACGAGAACTCCCCCTGGCTGGACGTCAGTGCCTGCACCGGAAGCCCCGGCTGCGCACGCTCGGCCGCCGACGTGCGGGCGGACGCGGCGCACCTCGTCGGGACGGATTCCGCGGTGCATCGTCATTTCGTCGGCTGCGAGCGCGCGTGCGGCAGCCCGCCGACCGGTCAGGTGCTGGTCGCTACCGAGGACGGATACCGGCTGCTTCGCGACTAG
- the cobM gene encoding precorrin-4 C(11)-methyltransferase → MTVYFIGAGPGAADLITVRGQRLLQRCQTCLYAGSIMPDDLLALCPPDAKIVDTGPLTLEQIIDELAAADGKGHDVARLHSGDPSLYSALAEQCRRLDMLGIGYEIVPGVPAFAAAAAALKRELTVPGVAQTVTLTRIATLSTPMPPGEDLPTLAQSGGTLVLHLAAAQIVTIVEQLRTNGYKPETPTAVVAFASWPQEITLRGTLETIADQMREAAITKTAVIIVGDVLAAQGFTDSYLYSKARRAKGQH, encoded by the coding sequence GTGACGGTGTATTTCATCGGTGCGGGCCCGGGCGCCGCCGACCTGATCACGGTCCGCGGCCAACGCCTGCTCCAGCGATGCCAGACATGCCTGTACGCGGGGTCGATCATGCCCGACGATCTGCTGGCTCTGTGCCCGCCCGACGCGAAAATCGTTGACACCGGGCCGTTGACGCTCGAGCAGATCATCGACGAACTCGCCGCCGCGGACGGTAAAGGTCACGACGTCGCCCGGCTGCACTCCGGTGATCCGTCGCTGTACAGCGCGCTGGCCGAGCAATGCCGACGACTCGACATGCTGGGCATCGGCTATGAAATCGTGCCTGGCGTACCGGCTTTCGCCGCCGCAGCCGCCGCGTTGAAGAGAGAACTCACCGTCCCGGGAGTGGCGCAGACGGTCACTCTGACTCGCATAGCCACCCTGTCGACGCCCATGCCGCCCGGCGAAGACCTGCCAACCCTTGCCCAATCGGGCGGCACCCTGGTGCTGCACCTCGCCGCTGCTCAGATCGTCACGATTGTCGAGCAGCTGCGGACCAACGGCTATAAGCCTGAAACACCCACAGCAGTAGTGGCTTTCGCAAGCTGGCCGCAAGAAATAACACTCCGCGGCACCCTGGAAACCATCGCCGATCAAATGCGCGAGGCCGCCATCACCAAGACCGCCGTCATCATCGTCGGCGATGTGCTTGCCGCCCAGGGCTTCACCGACAGCTACCTGTACTCAAAAGCGCGCCGCGCAAAAGGCCAGCACTGA
- a CDS encoding cobalt-precorrin-6A reductase codes for MRVLLLGGTAEGRALAEVLHPGVDVVSSLAGRVPDPALPVGSVRIGGFGGVDGLHSYLQEEHIDAVVDATHPFAATMTAHAAQACERAKMPLLVLARPAWEPGTAEVVASDREAAEIVARQRYKRVFLTTGRSGTRAFQGSDAWFLIRAVTEPDIDSLPHHHQLLLSRGPYRYDDEIATMREHRIDTLVTKNSGGDMTRAKLDAAAALDIPVVMVDRPALPEGITVVGTVQQAAEWVARQT; via the coding sequence ATGCGGGTGCTGCTGCTCGGCGGCACCGCCGAGGGGCGCGCGCTCGCCGAAGTCTTGCACCCGGGCGTCGACGTGGTCAGCTCGCTGGCCGGCCGGGTGCCGGATCCGGCGCTTCCCGTCGGATCGGTGCGCATCGGCGGGTTCGGCGGTGTGGACGGGCTGCACAGCTACCTCCAAGAAGAACACATCGACGCCGTCGTCGACGCGACCCACCCGTTCGCGGCCACCATGACCGCCCACGCCGCCCAGGCATGTGAGCGGGCCAAAATGCCGCTCCTCGTGCTGGCCCGCCCGGCATGGGAACCAGGCACGGCAGAAGTCGTCGCATCAGACAGAGAAGCGGCGGAAATCGTTGCCCGGCAACGCTATAAGCGGGTGTTTCTCACCACTGGCCGCTCCGGAACACGAGCATTCCAAGGCAGTGACGCGTGGTTTTTGATTCGCGCGGTCACCGAACCGGACATCGACTCACTGCCGCACCATCACCAGCTGCTGTTGTCCCGCGGCCCGTATCGCTACGACGATGAAATCGCCACCATGCGCGAGCACCGCATCGACACCCTGGTGACCAAGAACAGCGGCGGCGACATGACCCGGGCCAAGCTGGACGCCGCTGCGGCACTGGACATTCCGGTGGTGATGGTGGACCGTCCAGCACTGCCAGAAGGTATCACCGTGGTCGGTACCGTCCAGCAGGCCGCCGAATGGGTTGCGCGCCAAACCTAA
- the sigC gene encoding RNA polymerase sigma factor SigC, whose amino-acid sequence MTASSDDEAVTELALAAARGNERALEAFIKATQQDVWRFVTYLSDAGSADDLTQETFLRAIGAIERFSGRSSARTWLLSIARRVVADHIRHVQSRPRSAAGANPEQVHNRDRHARGFEDLVEVTTMIANLTREQREALLLTQLLGLPYADAAAVCGCPVGTIRSRVARARDALLADAERDDLTG is encoded by the coding sequence ATGACCGCGTCCAGCGATGACGAGGCCGTAACCGAACTGGCCTTGGCAGCCGCGCGCGGGAACGAGCGAGCGCTCGAAGCATTCATCAAGGCCACCCAGCAAGACGTGTGGCGGTTCGTCACCTACCTGTCCGACGCGGGCAGCGCCGACGATCTGACCCAGGAGACGTTTCTGCGGGCGATCGGCGCGATCGAGCGATTCTCCGGCCGCTCCAGCGCGCGCACCTGGCTGCTGTCGATCGCGCGCCGCGTGGTCGCCGATCACATTCGCCATGTCCAGTCGCGGCCGCGCTCCGCCGCGGGTGCAAACCCCGAGCAGGTGCACAACCGCGACCGGCACGCGCGCGGTTTCGAAGACCTGGTCGAGGTGACGACAATGATCGCCAACCTCACCCGCGAACAACGCGAAGCCCTGTTGCTGACCCAGCTGCTCGGGCTGCCCTACGCCGACGCCGCCGCCGTGTGCGGCTGCCCGGTGGGCACCATCCGGTCCCGGGTCGCCCGTGCCCGCGATGCCCTGCTCGCCGACGCGGAACGCGACGACCTGACCGGTTAG